The Lineus longissimus chromosome 2, tnLinLong1.2, whole genome shotgun sequence genome window below encodes:
- the LOC135483398 gene encoding sphingomyelin phosphodiesterase 4-like isoform X1: MLIEEASTKELHTIFPQLLEHIFGCVGQPGWGLHHIYKSSYSHGHDYNAVRNFLAPSGPIFKLVYKLQADDYLRYEFPISQLPTPTKNRMEDKVLSGMYARNSISFHAFEFYMFHFAFFLVNPLTLKSGPWVNPNEVVYLTILADYLDHFLPLGGREVPPMPAFASPVRSPIAHQTSLHRSTPGASTHPQVASPQRQYYSLLKSPSATNRAQSPHSPVSTDSKDNETWRSESFIQVMVEFWLNQNSVDSDHSKLSASSTKQGRYSPTWSDTMMWDTSLMRPTLPQLYDSFLPTIDHVRAVRMIIKHFHFFVNSGQQDVIVSPYQQLVLSPLDQLRRMLWPGLVQKKLYTFFKYGFSKWPLDSSFRMMLETWLSFLQPWRYTDPINSQDDFHESPDAREGLLDSKWAEFARENLLFYTNLLQEFLSRASRMDLGSAKNAYMLFRVAKVISMPKLAEVLLEAEASLFHSPMSPRKPGPMDLGGSYLSSSFSSASAVLSLQFAELEGPGFQYRPLFSEEMSARVEQLLAVLTQAKITAESSYRLSDNGSSSILKWLGFGPMIDYNAQRYSSYMGEDYTPTDSKKLFTHLDQSASRLCRFFRIEAWQTDNEGWAGQYGFGSSSTITTTKNLPPDHVVTDVGPQLTPLGRYQMVNGLRKFEIKYSGDVELNPVRSYESTILVRMLYDLSSFINKKMGHKFQEYYERDGLIGRAAHHVFLPPIQETYTPTGLKSTSPRLPQTKEQLDLACKPRLSLRFLASYNNLASFGLMYIAVRLILGLGPVGYLFFMCFIYLCYVLMRALCGT; this comes from the exons ATGTTGATAGAAGAAGCTAGCACAAAG GAACTTCATACCATCTTCCCTCAACTGCTCGAGCATATCTTCGGTTGCGTTGGCCAACCAGGATGGGGCTTGCATCACATCTACAAGTCTTCCTATAGTCATGGCCATGACTACAATGCAGTCAGAAACTTCTTGGCTCCCTCTGGACCCATCTTCAAACTGGTCTACAAGCTCCAAGCGGATGACTACCTTAGATATGAATTCCCCATTTCTCAACTACCA acTCCAACAAAGAACCGAATGGAAGACAAGGTCTTGTCAGGAATGTACGCCAGAAACTCCATTTCATTTC ATGCGTTTGAATTCTACATGTTTCATTTTGCCTTTTTCCTGGTGAATCCTCTCACACTCAAG AGTGGTCCGTGGGTGAATCCTAATGAAGTTGTCTACCTGACCATCTTGGCTGACTACCTTGATCATTTCTTGCCGCTTGGTGGCCGAGAAGTTCCACCGATGCCAGCATTTGCTTCACCAGTAAGAAGTCCCATAGCTCACCAGACATCACTGCACAG GAGTACACCTGGTGCCTCTACTCACCCCCAGGTGGCGAGCCCTCAGCGACAGTACTATAGTCTACTCAAGTCACCAAGTGCTACCAACAGAGCACAATCACCTCACAGTCCTGTCTCAACGGATAGTAAAGATAATGAGACATGGAGGTCAGAATCATTTATCCAG GTCATGGTTGAGTTTTGGTTGAATCAAAACTCAGTCGATTCTGATCATTCTAAACTCTCCGCCAGTTCAACC AAACAGGGTCGCTATAGCCCCACATGGTCTGACACCATGATGTGGGACACATCGCTGATGCGGCCCACTCTCCCACAACTCTAT GATTCCTTCCTTCCGACCATTGACCACGTGCGAGCCGTTAGGATGATCATCAAACACTTCCACTTCTTCGTGAACAGCGGACAGCAAGATGTGATCGTCTCGCCATATCAGCAGCTTGTTCTTTCACCTCTTGACCAGCTTAGGAG GATGTTGTGGCCCGGTCTAGTCCAAAAGAAGCTGTATACCTTCTTCAAGTATGGCTTCAGTAAATGGCCGCTCGATTCTTCATTCAGAATG ATGTTGGAAACATGGTTAAGTTTCCTCCAACCCTGGCGCTACACAGACCCCATCAACTCCCAGGACGACTTTCACGAGTCCCCTGATGCTCGAGAAGGATTGCTCGATTCAAAATGGGCAGAATTCGCCAGAGAAAATCTCCTGTTTTACACCAATCTTTTACAAGAGTTTCTGAGCCGTGCGTCCAGGATGGATCTGGGATCAGCCAAGAATGCTTACATGCTCTTCAGGGTGGCAAAG GTTATCTCGATGCCAAAGCTGGCCGAGGTTCTCCTTGAAG CCGAGGCATCCCTGTTCCACTCCCCCATGTCGCCCCGTAAACCCGGCCCCATGGACCTTGGTGGCAGCTATCTGTCATCCAGCTTCTCCAGTGCATCTGCTGTGCTCTCCTTACAATTCGCTGAACTAGAGGGACCAGGCTTTCAGTATCGGCCATTGTTTTCTGAAGAGATGAGCGCTCGCGTTGAACAGCTTCTTGCCGTCCTGACCCAAGCCAAAATAACAGCAGAAAGTAGCTATAGATTATCTGATAACGGCTCCAGCAGTATCCTGAAGTGGCTTGGCTTCGGACCAATGATCGATTACAATGCTCAGAGATACAGCTCATACATGGGAGAGGACTACACACCAACAGACAGCAAGAAGTTATTCACACATCTCGACCAATCAGCTTCAAGGTTATGCAGATTCTTTAGG ATTGAAGCTTGGCAGACTGACAACGAAGGCTGGGCTGGACAGTATGGCTTCGGCAGCAGTTCCACCATCACAACAACTAAAAATCTCCCACCCGATCACGTCGTGACAGATGTTGGACCACAACTGACACCGCTGGGTCGTTACCAGATGGTGAATGGTCTGCGGAAGTTTGAGATTAAGTATTCCGGTGATGTGGAGCTGAATCCTGTGCGGAGCTATGAGAGCACCATTCTCGTCCGGATGCTCTACGATCTCTCATCCTTCATCAATAAGAAG ATGGGTCACAAGTTTCAAGAATACTATGAGCGAGACGGGTTAATCGGCCGAGCTGCTCACCATGTCTTCCTTCCTCCGATACAGGAGACCTACACACCCACAGGTCTGAAAAGTACATCACCACGACTACcacaaacaaaagaacaattaGACCTAGCGTGTAAACCTCGGTTGAGTTTGCGCTTCTTGGCAAGCTACAACAACTTGGCATCGTTCGGACTCATGTATATTGCGGTGCGTTTGATCCTTGGACTTGGGCCTGTCGGATATTTGTTTTTCATGTGTTTCATCTACCTGTGTTATGTCTTGATGAGAGCTTTATGTGGCACGTAA
- the LOC135483398 gene encoding sphingomyelin phosphodiesterase 4-like isoform X2, translated as MLIEEASTKELHTIFPQLLEHIFGCVGQPGWGLHHIYKSSYSHGHDYNAVRNFLAPSGPIFKLVYKLQADDYLRYEFPISQLPTPTKNRMEDKVLSGMYARNSISFHAFEFYMFHFAFFLVNPLTLKSGPWVNPNEVVYLTILADYLDHFLPLGGREVPPMPAFASPVRSPIAHQTSLHRSTPGASTHPQVASPQRQYYSLLKSPSATNRAQSPHSPVSTDSKDNETWRSESFIQVMVEFWLNQNSVDSDHSKLSASSTDSFLPTIDHVRAVRMIIKHFHFFVNSGQQDVIVSPYQQLVLSPLDQLRRMLWPGLVQKKLYTFFKYGFSKWPLDSSFRMMLETWLSFLQPWRYTDPINSQDDFHESPDAREGLLDSKWAEFARENLLFYTNLLQEFLSRASRMDLGSAKNAYMLFRVAKVISMPKLAEVLLEAEASLFHSPMSPRKPGPMDLGGSYLSSSFSSASAVLSLQFAELEGPGFQYRPLFSEEMSARVEQLLAVLTQAKITAESSYRLSDNGSSSILKWLGFGPMIDYNAQRYSSYMGEDYTPTDSKKLFTHLDQSASRLCRFFRIEAWQTDNEGWAGQYGFGSSSTITTTKNLPPDHVVTDVGPQLTPLGRYQMVNGLRKFEIKYSGDVELNPVRSYESTILVRMLYDLSSFINKKMGHKFQEYYERDGLIGRAAHHVFLPPIQETYTPTGLKSTSPRLPQTKEQLDLACKPRLSLRFLASYNNLASFGLMYIAVRLILGLGPVGYLFFMCFIYLCYVLMRALCGT; from the exons ATGTTGATAGAAGAAGCTAGCACAAAG GAACTTCATACCATCTTCCCTCAACTGCTCGAGCATATCTTCGGTTGCGTTGGCCAACCAGGATGGGGCTTGCATCACATCTACAAGTCTTCCTATAGTCATGGCCATGACTACAATGCAGTCAGAAACTTCTTGGCTCCCTCTGGACCCATCTTCAAACTGGTCTACAAGCTCCAAGCGGATGACTACCTTAGATATGAATTCCCCATTTCTCAACTACCA acTCCAACAAAGAACCGAATGGAAGACAAGGTCTTGTCAGGAATGTACGCCAGAAACTCCATTTCATTTC ATGCGTTTGAATTCTACATGTTTCATTTTGCCTTTTTCCTGGTGAATCCTCTCACACTCAAG AGTGGTCCGTGGGTGAATCCTAATGAAGTTGTCTACCTGACCATCTTGGCTGACTACCTTGATCATTTCTTGCCGCTTGGTGGCCGAGAAGTTCCACCGATGCCAGCATTTGCTTCACCAGTAAGAAGTCCCATAGCTCACCAGACATCACTGCACAG GAGTACACCTGGTGCCTCTACTCACCCCCAGGTGGCGAGCCCTCAGCGACAGTACTATAGTCTACTCAAGTCACCAAGTGCTACCAACAGAGCACAATCACCTCACAGTCCTGTCTCAACGGATAGTAAAGATAATGAGACATGGAGGTCAGAATCATTTATCCAG GTCATGGTTGAGTTTTGGTTGAATCAAAACTCAGTCGATTCTGATCATTCTAAACTCTCCGCCAGTTCAACC GATTCCTTCCTTCCGACCATTGACCACGTGCGAGCCGTTAGGATGATCATCAAACACTTCCACTTCTTCGTGAACAGCGGACAGCAAGATGTGATCGTCTCGCCATATCAGCAGCTTGTTCTTTCACCTCTTGACCAGCTTAGGAG GATGTTGTGGCCCGGTCTAGTCCAAAAGAAGCTGTATACCTTCTTCAAGTATGGCTTCAGTAAATGGCCGCTCGATTCTTCATTCAGAATG ATGTTGGAAACATGGTTAAGTTTCCTCCAACCCTGGCGCTACACAGACCCCATCAACTCCCAGGACGACTTTCACGAGTCCCCTGATGCTCGAGAAGGATTGCTCGATTCAAAATGGGCAGAATTCGCCAGAGAAAATCTCCTGTTTTACACCAATCTTTTACAAGAGTTTCTGAGCCGTGCGTCCAGGATGGATCTGGGATCAGCCAAGAATGCTTACATGCTCTTCAGGGTGGCAAAG GTTATCTCGATGCCAAAGCTGGCCGAGGTTCTCCTTGAAG CCGAGGCATCCCTGTTCCACTCCCCCATGTCGCCCCGTAAACCCGGCCCCATGGACCTTGGTGGCAGCTATCTGTCATCCAGCTTCTCCAGTGCATCTGCTGTGCTCTCCTTACAATTCGCTGAACTAGAGGGACCAGGCTTTCAGTATCGGCCATTGTTTTCTGAAGAGATGAGCGCTCGCGTTGAACAGCTTCTTGCCGTCCTGACCCAAGCCAAAATAACAGCAGAAAGTAGCTATAGATTATCTGATAACGGCTCCAGCAGTATCCTGAAGTGGCTTGGCTTCGGACCAATGATCGATTACAATGCTCAGAGATACAGCTCATACATGGGAGAGGACTACACACCAACAGACAGCAAGAAGTTATTCACACATCTCGACCAATCAGCTTCAAGGTTATGCAGATTCTTTAGG ATTGAAGCTTGGCAGACTGACAACGAAGGCTGGGCTGGACAGTATGGCTTCGGCAGCAGTTCCACCATCACAACAACTAAAAATCTCCCACCCGATCACGTCGTGACAGATGTTGGACCACAACTGACACCGCTGGGTCGTTACCAGATGGTGAATGGTCTGCGGAAGTTTGAGATTAAGTATTCCGGTGATGTGGAGCTGAATCCTGTGCGGAGCTATGAGAGCACCATTCTCGTCCGGATGCTCTACGATCTCTCATCCTTCATCAATAAGAAG ATGGGTCACAAGTTTCAAGAATACTATGAGCGAGACGGGTTAATCGGCCGAGCTGCTCACCATGTCTTCCTTCCTCCGATACAGGAGACCTACACACCCACAGGTCTGAAAAGTACATCACCACGACTACcacaaacaaaagaacaattaGACCTAGCGTGTAAACCTCGGTTGAGTTTGCGCTTCTTGGCAAGCTACAACAACTTGGCATCGTTCGGACTCATGTATATTGCGGTGCGTTTGATCCTTGGACTTGGGCCTGTCGGATATTTGTTTTTCATGTGTTTCATCTACCTGTGTTATGTCTTGATGAGAGCTTTATGTGGCACGTAA